CCAGCGCCTCGGCGACGGTGTGGTCCAGGAGGTGCGGATCGTGCAGCGAGGCCAGTTCGACCAGCCACACCCCATCGCAGAAGCGATCCTGCAAGATCGCGCCGGCATGGGCGGCGAGCCGTGACTTCCCCACGCCGCCCAGCCCGGTGACGGTGACCAGCCGGTCCGGTCCCAGCCGCGCCGCGAGCTCGGCCAGTTCGTCGTCGCGGCCGACGAAACGGTTCAGTTCCGCGGGGAGATTGCCCGGCCTTCCCGGAGGCCGGGAGCGGTCGGGCGAGGGGCCGGAGCCGGGCCCGGGGACCGTGAAGCGTCGCATGGCACACGGAGCGTACTCGGCGGGATGCGGACCGTACAATCACGCCGCCCGGTGCCGTTCCTGTTCCCCGCGTGGCACCGGGAACGGGGTACGGACGGACAGTCACGGCGCGATAAGGTCAAGGTTGCCGTTCGAGCAGGACGAGAGAAGACCGAACCAGTCGGAGAGTGGTGCCAACGTGTCCGGTGGAGAGGTGGCCGGGATCCTCGTGGCCGTCTTCTGGGCGATCCTCGTGTCGTTCCTCGCCCTCGTGCTGGTGAGGCTCGCGCAGACGCTGAAGGCGACCACCAAGATGGTGGCCGAGGTGTCCGATCAGGCCGTCCCGCTGCTCGCCGACGCGTCCGCGACCGTCCGCTCCGCGCACACGCAGCTGGCCCGCGTCGACGCCATCGCCGCCGACGTCCAGGAGGTCACCGCCAACGCCTCCGCGCTCTCCTCGACCGTCTCCTCCGCCTTCGGCGGACCGCTGGTCAAGGTGGCCGCGTTCGGCTACGGCGTGCGCCGCGCGATCGGCAAGAAGGGCGAACCCGAGCCGAAGCGCACCGTCGTCGGCCGTACCCTGCCCGGCGCCCGCCGCGGCGGGCGCCGCAACCGCCGTTCCAAGGACTGATCACCGCGATGTTCCGCCGTGCATTCTGGTTCACCACCGGCGCCGCCGCCGGGGTGTGGGCCACCAACAAGGTCCACCGAAAGCTGCGCAAGCTGCAGCCCGACAGCCTCGCCGCACAGGCCGCGGACAAGGCCGTCGAGACCGGACACCGGCTGCGTCAATTTGCATTGGACGTACGCGCCGGAATGGCGGACCGTGAGGAACAGCTGCACGACGCCCTCGGCCTGAGCACGCCGGCCGAGCCGCGCGAGCTGCCCGCACCGCGCCGCGCGGTGCTCGAACCGCAGTACCGCATCACCAGAACAACCGGACCGCACGGTCTGACCGGACCGACTGGAAAAGAGGACCACTGATGGAGTCGGCTGAAATCCGCCGCCGCTGGCTGCGCTTCTTCGAGGAGCGCGGGCACACCGTCGTGCCGTCGGCGTCACTCATCGCGGACGACCCGACGCTGCTGCTCGTCAACGCGGGCATGGTCCCCTTCAAGCCGCTCTTCCTCGGCGAGGTCAAGCCGCCGTACAAGACCGCCACCAGCGTTCAGAAGTGCGTCCGCACGCCGGACATCGAAGAGGTCGGCAAGACCACCCGGCACGGCACGTTCTTCCAGATGTGCGGCAACTTCTCCTTCGGCGACTACTTCAAGGAAGGCGCCATCAAGTACGCCTGGGAGCTGCTGACCGGCTCGCAGGCCGACGGTGGCTACGGCCTCGACCCGGAGAAGCTCTGGATCACCGTCTACCTCGACGACGACGAGGCCGAGCGCATCTGGCACGAGGTCATCGGCGTGCCCAAGGAGCGCATCCAGCGCCTGGGCAAGAAGGAGAACTACTGGTCCATGGGCGTCCCGGGCCCCTGCGGCCCGTGCTCCGAGATCAACTACGACCGCGGCCCCGAGTTCGGCGTCGAGGGCGGCCCGGCCGTCAACGACGAGCGGTACGTGGAGATCTGGAACCTGGTCTTCATGCAGTACGAGCGC
The sequence above is a segment of the Streptomyces lydicus genome. Coding sequences within it:
- a CDS encoding DUF6167 family protein; this translates as MFRRAFWFTTGAAAGVWATNKVHRKLRKLQPDSLAAQAADKAVETGHRLRQFALDVRAGMADREEQLHDALGLSTPAEPRELPAPRRAVLEPQYRITRTTGPHGLTGPTGKEDH
- a CDS encoding DUF948 domain-containing protein, with the protein product MSGGEVAGILVAVFWAILVSFLALVLVRLAQTLKATTKMVAEVSDQAVPLLADASATVRSAHTQLARVDAIAADVQEVTANASALSSTVSSAFGGPLVKVAAFGYGVRRAIGKKGEPEPKRTVVGRTLPGARRGGRRNRRSKD